One genomic segment of Scophthalmus maximus strain ysfricsl-2021 chromosome 3, ASM2237912v1, whole genome shotgun sequence includes these proteins:
- the LOC118316279 gene encoding homeobox protein Hox-D3-like: MDPRQSALPLQLHGNSFAVSSGRVPEVIAGCDGGGQDAELNQQNMTSSARVTSRLGPGEQFQSPLEPPVHCHAKGKLDIESRSCSLLTICRSGVTFPWMNSRTTDSDQSVMGSGGVAAGGRGRPGVRRERTAFTNSQLLELEKEFHFSPYLCRPRRLEMAAGLQLTDRQVKIWFQNRRMRYKKERKCGKVAGASERWSPCHPSSSSSSCADHLSFPGACVIRTSSPSDLYFMDYAPTPSSSTSLIGSRGDGSSGGQCIHTADLPHLSCIFPSVANGPPSSCWGLDSLHHAGTSNWP; this comes from the exons TGCTGTGAGCTCTGGACGAGTGCCAGAAGTGATTGCGGGATGCGATGGAGGAGGCCAAGACGCAGAACTCAATCAGCAAAACATGACCTCCTCTGCTCGTGTCACTTCCAGGTTGGGCCCAGGTGAACAGTTTCAGAGCCCGCTGGAGCCCCCGGTTCACTGCCATGCCAAGGGCAAGCTGGACATCGAGAGCAGGAGCTGCAGTCTCCTCACCATCTGCCGCTCTGGAGTCACTTTCCCCTGGATGAATTCACGGACAACTGACTCTGATCAATCTG taaTGGGAAGCGGCGGCGTGGCGGCTGGAGGCAGAGGAAGGCCCggtgtgaggagggagaggacggcCTTCACCAACAgccagctgctggagctggagaaggagttccACTTCAGCCCTTACCTCTGCCGCCCTCGCAGGCTGGAGATGGCCGCCGGGCTGCAGCTCACCGATCGCCAGGTCAAGATCTGGTTTCAGAACCGCAGGATGAGGTACAAGAAGGAGCGCAAGTGTGGAAAGGTGGCAGGCGCGTCCGAGCGGTGGTCTCCCTGCCACCCTTCCTCCAGCTCGAGCTCTTGCGCGGATCACCTGAGTTTCCCAGGTGCATGCGTTATTAGAACTTCCTCTCCCTCAGACCTGTACTTCATGGATTATGCTCCCACGCCgtcgtcctccacctctctcatTGGCTCTCGCGGTGACGGCAGCAGCGGCGGTCAGTGTATTCACACTGCAGACCTGCCCCATCTAAGTTGTATATTTCCATCTGTTGCGAATGGTCCGCCGTCCTCCTGTTGGGGCCTAGATAGCCTTCACCATGCTGGCACTTCAAACTGGCCCTAG